One Thioclava sp. ES.031 genomic window, TCCAAGGCGCTGCGCAAGGCGGCCGAGGATGCGGGGCTGTTCGTGGCCACTCGCGGCAACGGCTGAGGCAGCCGCCTTTTCCCAAGCTTTGAGAACGCGGGCTTACTGGCCCGCGTTTTCCATTTTCGGCCCGGTCTCCGGAGTGCCAGCCGCCATGCTATCCAGCGCCAGAGCCGATACCGGGGTCAGCGTTACCTTGTTCTGCGCATCGACATACCAGTCCTCGATCCCCTGAACCGATTCCGGCCAGGCCGAGAGCATCACCACGACCGAGCCGTTGCGCTCCGCCTCGAAATCGGCGCGCGCCAGCATCCGCGAGATTACCGCGGCCTTCTCGCGCCCGTCATCGATCACGCGCCAGACCTGCGCGCGCGGCAGATCTGCCGAGGTCGCGATCTGGTTGGCGCTGTCGAAGCCCTTCTTCTGGGTGACAACACCTAGCCCGCCACGGCTGAGCGCCGAGATCATCTGGCGCGCGAGCGGGCGGTTGTTCTGGAATTGCGGCTGCGGCGGCTCCACGACGGCGACAGCCTCGGGGATCACGTGACGCCAGGCCTCCAGCGCCACCTCGATATCCTCGGGCGCGGCATTGGCGGGCAGTCCGGCGGCAAGGATCGCAACCTCGAACCCTGCCGCGCGGAAGGCTTTCGCATCGTCGGCAGCGCCGTCGCGGGTGGGATCGATCGCGATTGTCATCGGCAGATCGCTCGCGGTGATCGTCGCCGGGTCGAGCCCGCCTGCCGCCACGCCCGGATCGATCAGCACCAGCGAGATTTGCGGCTTGTCGCTGATCGGTGCGGGGGCTGCGAATTTTCGGATCGGGTTCAGATCGGCCGCATCGACCGCCGCGACTTCGGGCATTTCCTGCGCGGGCTGCGCATCGGGGCCCTCCTCGGGCGATGGCGCGGTCGAAGGTGTCACTTGCGGCAGGCGATCCACCACCACGCCGGGCGCGGATTTGAACCCACCCATCGGCTTGCCCGGCAGCGACGGGGCGTCTTGCAACGAGAAGATGCGCGGCTTGATCGGGGCTGCATCCCCGGCTTGCGGAAGGGCGCGCCCGGCGGGCAGGTCCGGGCTTGTGGCCGGATCGCTTGATATCTCGGGTTTGTCGGCCTGCGCGGTGTCGATCCCCTCGCCCTCGGGCGGCAACTGATCGGGCGCGGGCATATCACCGAGCGACGGGGCCGCTTGGGGCTCCGTCTCGGGGGGCGTCATCTCGGCCTCGGGCAATGCGGGCATCTCGCTCGCCGCGACAATCGTGTCGCCCTCCTCCGCAGGCGGCGTCGCTTGCTCGGACGCTTTCGGCGGCTGCAGGGTCACGTCGGGCAACGCGGGCATCTCGGCTGCTGGCAGAGTTTCAGCGGTCCGCTGCGGCTGCGTTTCGGGCGTAGGCGCGCGCGCAGCGGCAACCTCGGGCGTGGCATCGGGCGTGGGCGCGCCTTGCAAAGAGGCAGGCGGGGCGCTGTCGGGTTGGGCCCCTGCCTCCGGCGCGACCGGCTCTGCGAGCGCGACGGTCTCCCCTTCCGCCTCGGGGCGCGGCTCGGCCATGTCGGTCGCCATCTCCGGGCGCGCGGCGCTTTGGATTTCGTCGGCACTGGGCGGCGCAAGGCTCGGCTGCGGCTCGGATACGCGCGGCGTCTTGGTCGGCGCCGACAGCGGCGCCCCGTCCGGCGTCGGCATCGCGGGCGTGCGATCGGTCGCAGGGCGCGAGAAATCGGAGCCCGCAGGCAGGTCCACATTCGCCGGTTCTTCGGGCGTCGGGCTTCCGGCGAGCTTGATCTCTTCGCCGGGCTCTTTCGGCGCCGGGAAGATCAACGACATCACACCCGCCCCCAGAACCGCGACCAGCAGACCGGCCAGTCCGCCCTTCATCACAGATCGCATCATTGCCTGCCTCCATCTTCACCGCTCTTGATGCGCGGCTTTTCGCGGGGACTGCCCTTGACCCCGGCCCTTCGCTGATAGCATCTATAGCCCGACCCGATCCCCGGTTCACCCCCCTTGATGAGCGCATCGGCGCTTGTATGCGTGGGGGACGCCGGGGGCCAACAAACGAAAGGGCCCGGCCATGCTGCTGCTCATCGATAATTATGACAGCTTCACCTATAATTTGGTGCACTATTTTGGCGAGCTGGGCGCCGATGTGAAGGTCTGGCGTAACGACGCGCTGAACGTTCAGGAAGCGATGGGCATGGGCGCCGAGGCGATCGTGCTGTCGCCCGGCCCCTGCGACCCCGATCAGGCGGGCATCTGCCTGCCGCTGGTGATGGCCGCGGCCGAGGCGAAACTGCCGCTGTTCGGCGTCTGTCTGGGGCATCAGACCATCGGTCAGGCCTTCGGCGGAAAAGTCGTGCGCGCCTCCGAGATCGTGCATGGCAAGATGGGCGAAATCCGCCACGAGGGCAAAGGCTGCTTCAAGGGTCTGCCCTCTCCGCTGAAAGCGACGCGCTACCACTCGCTGATCGTGGAGCGCGAGAGCCTGCCCGACTGCCTCGAGATCACCGCCGAGCTGGACGACGGCACGATCATGGGCCTGCGTCATCGCGAGCTGCCGATCGAGGGCGTACAGTTCCACCCGGAATCCATCGCCTCCGAGCACGGCCACGCAATGCTGAAGAATTTCCTGACA contains:
- a CDS encoding divergent polysaccharide deacetylase family protein, which encodes MMRSVMKGGLAGLLVAVLGAGVMSLIFPAPKEPGEEIKLAGSPTPEEPANVDLPAGSDFSRPATDRTPAMPTPDGAPLSAPTKTPRVSEPQPSLAPPSADEIQSAARPEMATDMAEPRPEAEGETVALAEPVAPEAGAQPDSAPPASLQGAPTPDATPEVAAARAPTPETQPQRTAETLPAAEMPALPDVTLQPPKASEQATPPAEEGDTIVAASEMPALPEAEMTPPETEPQAAPSLGDMPAPDQLPPEGEGIDTAQADKPEISSDPATSPDLPAGRALPQAGDAAPIKPRIFSLQDAPSLPGKPMGGFKSAPGVVVDRLPQVTPSTAPSPEEGPDAQPAQEMPEVAAVDAADLNPIRKFAAPAPISDKPQISLVLIDPGVAAGGLDPATITASDLPMTIAIDPTRDGAADDAKAFRAAGFEVAILAAGLPANAAPEDIEVALEAWRHVIPEAVAVVEPPQPQFQNNRPLARQMISALSRGGLGVVTQKKGFDSANQIATSADLPRAQVWRVIDDGREKAAVISRMLARADFEAERNGSVVVMLSAWPESVQGIEDWYVDAQNKVTLTPVSALALDSMAAGTPETGPKMENAGQ
- a CDS encoding aminodeoxychorismate/anthranilate synthase component II, with amino-acid sequence MLLLIDNYDSFTYNLVHYFGELGADVKVWRNDALNVQEAMGMGAEAIVLSPGPCDPDQAGICLPLVMAAAEAKLPLFGVCLGHQTIGQAFGGKVVRASEIVHGKMGEIRHEGKGCFKGLPSPLKATRYHSLIVERESLPDCLEITAELDDGTIMGLRHRELPIEGVQFHPESIASEHGHAMLKNFLTEAGVSLKVPA